In one Thunnus maccoyii chromosome 12, fThuMac1.1, whole genome shotgun sequence genomic region, the following are encoded:
- the LOC121908213 gene encoding CD48 antigen-like, producing MARVVLLFAVCVLHSLETQGSSDVRTVFVQKGKDLHLDVNKHVVLVKRSEFKWTVNNTDSVVRLFPNTTKKIIDSYKGRAEFSPQNRSLLLKNVQQSDSGDYTALIIGDKDQRLAEYKVIVQDPVSPVQLSVDSVSNSTDSCNLTVSCRTEHSHINSTFRCDTQACNQEGGQQSKVKTSGSSLRVYLLSDDIICNHSNQVNWTKDLRKIRTLCSRAAVPNGSLTIGNWIGIIVGCLIVGLCQGRC from the exons ATGGCTCGTGTTGTACTTCTCTTTGCTGTTTGTGTGCTGCATTCATTGGAAACAcaag GGTCCAGTGATGTGAGAactgtgtttgtgcagaaaGGGAAGGATTTACATCTGGATGTTAACAAACATGTTGTTCTAGTAAAAAGAAGTGAATTTAAGTGGACAGTCAACAACACTGACAGTGTAGTAAGATTATTTCCTAAtaccacaaaaaaaataattgacagttATAAAGGAAGGGCTGAGTTTTCTCCACAAAATCGCTCTTTGCTTTTGAAGAATGTGCAACAAAGCGACAGTGGAGATTACACTGCACTCATAATCGGGGACAAAGACCAACGTCTAGCTGAATACAAGGTCATAGTTCAAG ATCCAGTGTCTCCAGTCCAGCTGTCAGTGGACTCTGTGTCTAACAGCACAGACTCCTGTAACCTCACTGTGAGCTGCAGGACAGAGCACTCTCACATCAACAGCACTTTTAGATGTGACACCCAAGCCTGCAATCAGGAGGGAGGACAGCAATCAAAGGTCAAAACCTCTGGTTCTTCTCTCCGTGTCTACCTGTTGAGTGACGACATCATatgtaaccatagcaaccagGTCAACTGGACCAAAGACTTGAGGAAGATTCGGACTCTCTGCTCTCGAGCTGCTG ttcCTAATGGGAGCCTAACGATAGGCAACTGGATCGGGATCATAGTCGGTTGTTTGATCGTTGGTCTTTGTCAGGGCCGCTGCTAA